One window of the Novipirellula caenicola genome contains the following:
- a CDS encoding DUF1501 domain-containing protein: MNPIHEHAALLTRRHLLGKMGLGVGAAALSTLIGGKAQAALPDPAAPTLPNFPAKAKRVIYLFQNGGPSHVDLFDYKPKLRELAGKGLPDELTEGKRFSTMTASQEKAFLPEITKFARHGECGKWVADNFLPRTAEIVDDVCFVQSMRTTQVNHAPAITYFLTGSELPGKPSMGAWLTYGLGSETENLPAFTVMTSRDRQASCGQIFYDFYWGNGFLPSKYQGVKFRGAGDPVLYLSNPDGITRSTRRTQLDDLAALNQMNLDRLGDPEIAARIAQYEMAYKMQSSVPELTDMRDEPAHVLEMYGPQVHEKGSFAYNCLMARRLAERGCRFIQLMHAGWDQHTNLDTQLEIQCQDTDAPSAALVKDLQQRGLLEDTLVIWGGEFGRTPFQQNRPGANRGRDHHPYAFSLWMAGGGIKRGFTYGESDEFGFNVADNPVEVNDLQATILHLLGIDHARFTHRFQGLDQRLTGVEEARVVHDLLA, from the coding sequence ATGAATCCAATCCATGAACATGCCGCGCTGCTCACCCGCCGTCATCTGTTAGGGAAAATGGGATTGGGGGTTGGGGCGGCCGCACTGAGCACGCTGATCGGTGGCAAGGCCCAAGCGGCGCTGCCGGATCCGGCGGCACCAACGCTACCGAATTTTCCTGCCAAAGCGAAACGGGTGATTTATCTGTTCCAAAACGGCGGTCCGTCGCACGTCGATTTGTTTGATTACAAGCCAAAGCTGCGCGAGCTTGCCGGAAAGGGGTTGCCTGATGAATTGACCGAAGGCAAACGATTTAGCACGATGACCGCGAGTCAGGAAAAAGCGTTCTTGCCCGAGATCACGAAGTTTGCTCGTCATGGCGAATGCGGCAAATGGGTAGCCGATAACTTTCTGCCGCGTACCGCCGAAATCGTTGACGATGTCTGTTTTGTCCAATCGATGAGGACGACGCAGGTAAATCATGCGCCGGCGATCACTTACTTTTTGACCGGTTCCGAACTGCCCGGCAAACCGAGCATGGGAGCTTGGTTGACCTATGGACTCGGCAGCGAGACCGAGAATCTGCCCGCCTTTACGGTGATGACCAGCCGTGATCGGCAAGCTTCGTGTGGTCAAATTTTCTACGATTTCTATTGGGGTAACGGTTTTTTGCCCAGCAAGTATCAAGGCGTCAAGTTTCGCGGTGCCGGCGACCCGGTACTGTATCTTTCCAATCCCGATGGGATCACTCGCTCGACACGGCGTACCCAATTGGATGATTTGGCGGCGCTAAATCAAATGAACTTGGATCGACTTGGTGACCCCGAGATTGCCGCTCGGATCGCGCAGTATGAAATGGCGTACAAGATGCAATCGTCGGTGCCTGAGTTGACCGACATGCGTGATGAACCGGCACATGTGCTGGAGATGTACGGACCGCAAGTTCACGAGAAAGGAAGCTTTGCCTACAACTGTTTGATGGCGCGTCGGTTGGCAGAGCGTGGTTGCCGGTTCATCCAACTGATGCACGCCGGTTGGGATCAACACACCAATTTGGACACGCAGCTCGAAATCCAATGCCAAGACACCGATGCGCCCTCGGCAGCGTTGGTCAAGGATCTGCAGCAACGCGGGCTGCTCGAAGACACGTTGGTGATTTGGGGGGGCGAGTTCGGACGGACTCCGTTCCAGCAAAACCGGCCGGGTGCCAATCGTGGCCGCGACCATCATCCCTATGCCTTCTCGCTGTGGATGGCAGGGGGCGGCATCAAACGAGGGTTCACGTACGGCGAGTCGGATGAGTTTGGATTCAACGTCGCCGACAACCCGGTCGAAGTGAACGACTTGCAAGCAACGATTTTGCATCTGCTGGGGATCGACCACGCCCGTTTCACACACCGCTTCCAAGGGCTGGACCAGCGATTGACGGGCGTCGAAGAAGCACGTGTGGTTCACGATCTATTGGCATAA
- a CDS encoding acetylxylan esterase — MKVSFPLVRFQVPLLFVAIGFVVCGSSALVAGDPTHHRVLDADVRPDDVRLSEPKDLNGYFPFEVPESKEAWQQRRAELKQRVLVATGLFPMPEKTPLNAVIHGKVERDGFTVEKVYFESLPGHFVSGLLFRPEGEVTQKRPAVLSPHGHGGRQYDYGEAKMDELIKSGAELHRESGRFPKLARCAQLARMGCVTFIFDMLGYVDSQQISKDRAHGYAKHDAELEGRENYGFYSAQAEGRLHSILGLQTWNCIRSLDFLESLEDVDPARLAVTGGSGGGTQTILMGAIDDRHIVGFPNGMVSTSMQGGCTCENCSLLRIGTGNVELAALFAPRPQAMTAANDWTKEMMTKGYPQLRELYAMLGVAEDVYCEPMLQFPHNYNAVSRSVMYSWMNKYLDLGLEEPIQELDWKPLTPEEYTVWNDSHPAPKGGDVYERKLLQQLNERDLAVLSNHSPTGDRETQSYLATVRSAWQTLIGRELPKASEIKRTKVWKEPREQYIEFGDLITLTDKGEQLPVVSVYPKSDKWNKQVVLWVDGQGKSGMFPGGKPDPGLLKLVEAGFAVVAADLYGQGEFTSESDSLTENPTVKNPRPFAGYTYGYNDTVFARRVHDILSVTAWIRNDDHEPKSLHVLGVNGGGPLVAAARVIAGAKMDRVAIDTEGFRFEMLNDWRHVNFLPGAIKYGDLPTLLALSAPNSLWIGGEKSIPAIVTTAFYTLGNPDAVTMGSPNADSTAAAIDWIRQSR; from the coding sequence GTGAAAGTCTCATTTCCACTGGTACGATTCCAAGTGCCGCTACTGTTTGTTGCGATTGGCTTCGTGGTTTGTGGTTCGTCCGCGTTGGTCGCTGGCGATCCCACCCATCATCGTGTTCTCGACGCCGACGTCCGCCCTGATGACGTGCGGCTGAGCGAGCCGAAGGATCTGAATGGATATTTTCCGTTTGAGGTACCTGAATCGAAAGAAGCGTGGCAGCAGCGTCGGGCGGAATTGAAGCAACGGGTATTGGTGGCGACCGGTTTGTTCCCGATGCCCGAGAAAACGCCTCTTAACGCAGTGATTCACGGCAAAGTCGAGCGTGACGGTTTCACAGTTGAAAAGGTCTACTTTGAAAGTTTGCCGGGACATTTTGTTTCGGGACTATTGTTTCGGCCTGAGGGCGAAGTGACCCAAAAGCGGCCTGCAGTCTTGTCGCCTCACGGTCACGGAGGGCGACAATACGACTACGGCGAAGCCAAGATGGACGAACTGATCAAATCGGGTGCCGAGCTGCATCGCGAATCGGGGCGTTTTCCTAAACTGGCTCGCTGCGCTCAACTTGCACGAATGGGCTGCGTCACGTTTATTTTTGACATGCTCGGCTACGTCGACAGTCAACAAATTTCGAAAGATCGTGCGCATGGGTATGCCAAGCACGACGCGGAATTAGAAGGCCGTGAAAACTATGGATTTTACTCCGCTCAAGCCGAAGGACGGCTGCACAGCATTCTTGGTTTGCAAACGTGGAACTGTATCCGATCGCTTGATTTTTTGGAGAGTCTAGAGGATGTCGATCCGGCCCGTTTGGCGGTCACCGGTGGCAGCGGCGGCGGAACGCAGACGATTTTGATGGGAGCGATTGATGATCGGCACATCGTGGGTTTTCCCAATGGCATGGTGTCGACCAGCATGCAGGGAGGCTGTACCTGCGAGAACTGCAGCCTGCTTCGCATCGGTACCGGCAACGTCGAACTTGCCGCCTTGTTCGCCCCGCGTCCGCAAGCGATGACGGCGGCCAACGATTGGACCAAAGAGATGATGACGAAAGGTTATCCGCAACTTCGTGAGCTGTATGCAATGCTCGGTGTCGCCGAGGACGTGTACTGCGAACCGATGTTGCAATTTCCTCACAATTACAACGCGGTCTCTCGCAGTGTGATGTATTCGTGGATGAACAAATATCTTGACCTCGGATTAGAGGAACCGATCCAAGAACTTGATTGGAAACCGCTAACACCCGAGGAGTACACCGTATGGAACGACAGCCACCCGGCACCCAAAGGCGGTGACGTTTACGAACGCAAATTGCTTCAGCAGTTAAACGAGCGAGATCTCGCCGTGTTGTCAAACCATTCGCCCACGGGGGATCGTGAAACGCAGTCCTACCTCGCCACGGTCCGCTCGGCATGGCAGACCTTGATCGGACGAGAGCTGCCCAAGGCTTCGGAAATCAAGCGAACCAAGGTCTGGAAAGAACCACGCGAACAGTACATCGAATTTGGCGATCTGATCACGCTGACCGACAAAGGCGAACAATTGCCCGTCGTTTCGGTCTACCCCAAGTCGGACAAATGGAACAAGCAAGTCGTGTTGTGGGTCGATGGCCAGGGCAAATCGGGAATGTTTCCCGGTGGCAAGCCCGATCCTGGTTTGCTGAAGTTGGTCGAGGCAGGTTTTGCGGTGGTCGCCGCCGATTTGTATGGACAGGGCGAATTCACAAGCGAGTCGGATTCGCTAACCGAGAATCCGACGGTCAAGAATCCGCGTCCGTTTGCGGGATACACCTACGGTTACAACGACACCGTGTTTGCACGCCGCGTTCACGACATCCTAAGTGTCACGGCATGGATTCGTAACGACGATCACGAACCCAAATCGCTTCATGTGCTGGGTGTCAACGGAGGCGGCCCGCTGGTTGCCGCGGCTCGAGTGATTGCCGGAGCGAAGATGGATCGCGTTGCAATCGACACCGAGGGGTTTCGGTTTGAAATGCTCAATGATTGGCGTCACGTGAATTTTCTGCCAGGAGCGATCAAGTATGGCGACCTGCCCACGTTGTTGGCTTTGTCGGCACCGAACTCGCTGTGGATCGGCGGCGAGAAATCGATTCCTGCGATCGTGACCACGGCCTTTTACACGCTTGGAAATCCGGACGCGGTAACAATGGGCTCACCGAACGCCGATTCGACCGCGGCCGCCATCGATTGGATCCGGCAATCACGATAG